The genomic DNA aaatgccTACGTGTGTCCGTGTGGGTGTAAGTGTATCTATGAAAACATACTTTCAAGTAAAGTCAGTGTTCACTGTGGCTCCGCCCAGCAGGCCACGATTTTGAATAAATCTCAGATCTTCACTGAGAGAGACAGAACCTTGAGAGATTCCAAACCAAACAACATGGTATCCAAACCCTCTCTGACCGAGGATGATTTCTCCTGTCCTGTGTGCTTCGATGTCTTCATGGAGCCCGTTCTCCTGGCCTGCTCTCACAGTGTCTGTAAGGGCTGCCTGCACACCTTCTGGCAGCAGCGAGGAGCTCTGGAGTGTCCCATCTGCAGGACGGTGTCCTCCAACCCCGACCCCCCGGTAAACGTCGTGCTCCGCAACATGTGCGAGGCCGTACTGAGGGAGCGCAATCGCAGGATGTCGGTGGAGATGGAAGGTCTCTGCAGTATACATCACAAAGCTCTTACTTTCTTCTGCGTCAAGGATCAGAGGCCCCTGTGCACCAAGTGCAGGGACTCCAGACTTCACAGCAGGCACACCGTCTGCTCCATTCAGGAGGCATCACGAGATCTGAAGGTGAGGAGGTAGCTCGTCTGGTTTAGGAATTGCTGCTTATTAAAGCGATAATCGGTAGCGCTTGTGTTTCTTAACAAAAATTTAAACTTCTGTAACTTTTTTAAGAGCACCAAAGTCCAGTCAGACAGGTCTTTCAGGACTGATGATTATTAACAAACCGTTTTTAACAGCACAATATTTGTGAGTCTTGCAAAATATTGATATTTGAGAAGTTTGCTACTCATGGTTGTAGTATCAGgttgctgtgttttattgtaatgaataataatgtttttattttatttcactcCATGCAGCAAGAACTTCAGAAGAAGCTGAAGCCCCTTCATGAAAAACTAAAGATTTATGATGACTTTAAACTTTCCTGCGTTAGAACCAAAGAGCACATTGAGGTAAGGAACGAAGAGTTTCAGCACATCTACATTGACGTGTTTATCCTACTCAGGGTCAtgatgggcgcaaggcaggaaagagtgtgttcctgccttgcgcccatcaTGCCAGCGTACAGCGTGCCAGCCTTTCtcagcatcacacactcacaaattcCTCACAGACGGTGACTGGAGATGAGCGTTAAAACCAGGGCACACAAACTACCCGCAGCCTCACCATTTTAAGATGTTCTTATATTCTGAATATTTTTTGTCTAGAAACAAACCCAGAACACAGAGATCCAGATCAGAAATGAGTTTGAGAAGTTTCACAAGTTCCTCTGGGATGAAGAGGCATCCAGGATCAAGGCACTGAGGGAAGAAGAGGCACAAAGAACTCTGACGCTGAAGAAGATCATTGAGAAGACCACGCTGCAGATATCGAGTGTCCTGGAAACCATTAAGGACATTGAGAAGGATCTAGCCGGAGATAACTTGCCATTTCTTTTGGTAATTAATGATATATTGTTTTAATCAATGTAATATTTATTGTTCTTCATTTTTCTGTTCTTAATTCGATTGTTTTCTACATTTCAGAACTACAACTCTTCTGTTGAAAAGTGAGTAAATCACtcatcatttcctttattatCTTCAGTGTTGCTTTGATTTCTGACCAACCATAACCTGTGACGTTTTGAACGCTCTAATAGAACCCAGGGTAAACTAGAAAATCCAGAGAGGCTATCTGGAGTGTTGATCAACGTGGGAAAACACTTGAACAACCTGCGTTTCCAAGTGACAGAAAAGATGCAGGACTTGGTGCAATACAGTAAGTACTGAAAATGATGCGTTACTTTAATTATAAAGGGTTTGTCTATGGTGAAAAGAAGCTTTAAGTTGTATTATTAAAATTcatctttttctctctttttagcCCCTGTTGCGTTTGACCCCAACACTGCCCACGCTGGCCTTTTAGTGTCAGATGATCTGATGACCGTGACATATAAAAGCGTTCAGCATCAGGTTCCCACTAACTCTGAAAGGTTCGACGGCTTGATGAGCATCCTCGGATCTGAGGGTTTCACTTCTGGCAATCACTGCTGGGAGATCGAGGTGGGAGACAACACGGCCTGGGCTGTCGGAGTCATCGCAGAGTCCGTATATAAGAACAGACAGAACCTGTCACGATTCGGGTTATGGTATGTGGGTTTGGGTAATGGCAGGTACGCTAAAGGATTAGCTACTGATATTCTGAGTCCACTGAAGGTTAGCAAGAAGATAGACAGGATCAGAGTTCAGCTGGATATGGACAAAGGCAAAGTGATTTTTACAGACACGGCTCATAACACCTGCCTGCACA from Trichomycterus rosablanca isolate fTriRos1 chromosome 11, fTriRos1.hap1, whole genome shotgun sequence includes the following:
- the trim35-30 gene encoding tripartite motif containing 35-30, whose protein sequence is MVSKPSLTEDDFSCPVCFDVFMEPVLLACSHSVCKGCLHTFWQQRGALECPICRTVSSNPDPPVNVVLRNMCEAVLRERNRRMSVEMEGLCSIHHKALTFFCVKDQRPLCTKCRDSRLHSRHTVCSIQEASRDLKQELQKKLKPLHEKLKIYDDFKLSCVRTKEHIEKQTQNTEIQIRNEFEKFHKFLWDEEASRIKALREEEAQRTLTLKKIIEKTTLQISSVLETIKDIEKDLAGDNLPFLLNYNSSVEKTQGKLENPERLSGVLINVGKHLNNLRFQVTEKMQDLVQYTPVAFDPNTAHAGLLVSDDLMTVTYKSVQHQVPTNSERFDGLMSILGSEGFTSGNHCWEIEVGDNTAWAVGVIAESVYKNRQNLSRFGLWYVGLGNGRYAKGLATDILSPLKVSKKIDRIRVQLDMDKGKVIFTDTAHNTCLHMFKQHFNEKVFPYFYTNDKLHPLKILPLKSSETA